The genomic stretch GGCTTCATTGGCCTTGGCATCGTTCTTCATCTTCTCTATCTCTTCCTTGCTCAGTCCGCTGCCGGCTTCAATGCGTATTTTCTGTTCTTTACCCGTACCCTTGTCTTTGGCGGTTACGTGCAGGATACCGTTGGCATCAATATCAAATATTACTTCTACCTGCGGTACGCCACGCGGGGCCGGCGGTATTCCGTCCAGGTTAAAAGTACCCAGGCTCTTGTTCTGGCTGGCCATCGGCCGCTCGCCCTGCAGCACATGTATCTGTACGCCGGGCTGGTTATCGGCCGCCGTACTGAACACTTCACTTTTCTTGGTTGGTATGGTGGTATTGCTTTCGATCAGCCTTGTCATCACGCCGCCCATGGTCTCGATGCCCAAACTCAGCGGGGTAACGTCCAGTAACAGTACGTCTTTGATATCTCCGCTCAATACCGCACCCTGTATGGCTGCACCTACGGCAACTACTTCATCGGGGTTAACACCCTTGTGTGGTTTTTTGCCGAAGAATTTTTCCACGATCTCCTGCACTTTCGGGATCCTTGTTGAGCCACCTACCAGGATCACTTCATCGATCTCAGATGTGCTCATGCCGGCGTCTTTCAATGCCTGTTCGCATGGTTTTAAGCAGCGCTCGAATAATTTATCGGCCAACGCCTCAAATTTTGCACGGGTCAGTTTTTTAACCAGGTGCTTGGGCACGCCGTCCACCGCCGTTACATACGGCAGGTTTATCTCTGTTTCGGATGAAGAAGAAAGTTCAACCTTTGCTTTTTCAGAAGCTTCTTTCAGTCGTTGCAGTGCCATGGGGTCTTTACGCAGGTCGATGGCTTCATCTTTTTTGAATTCATCGGCCAGCCAGTCCATGATCACTTTATCAAAGTCGTCGCCACCCAGGTGGGTATCGCCATTGGTTGATTTCACTTCAAATACGCCATCGCCCAATTCCAGCACGGAGATATCGAATGTACCACCACCGAGGTCAAACACGGCGATCTTGTGGTCCTTACCTCCTTTGTCCAGTCCGTAAGCCAGGGCGGCAGCGGTAGGTTCGTTCACGATACGGCGAACATTCAGCCCGGCAATTTCACCGGCTTCTTTGGTGGCCTGGCGCTGACTGTCGTTGAAGTAGGCCGGTACGGTAATAACGGCATCGGTCACTTCTGCACCCAGGTAATCCTCGGCTGTTTTCTTCATTTTCTGAAGCACCATGGCGCTGATCTCCTGTGGCGTATACAGCCTGCCATCTATGTCAATACGCACCGTATTATTGTCACCTTTCACCACTTTATAGCTCCAGTGGCTGATCTCTTCTGTCACTTCATCAAAACGGCGGCCCATGAAACGCTTAACACTGCTGATGGTGTTGTGGCTGTTGGTGATGGCCTGGCGCTTGGCAGGGTCTCCCACTTTGCGCTCTCCGTTTTTAAGGAAAGCCACTACAGACGGGGTCGTACGGCGTCCTTCTTCGTTGGCTATAACCACCGGCTCGTTGCCTTCCATTACCGAAACGCAGCTGTTGGTGGTCCCAAGGTCAATTCCTATAATCTTTCCCATGATATAAATTTTAAGTTGTTTATATAAGATAGTCAATGATTGTGCCATGGGGGAAAAGATGAAAAAATGGCAGGGAACGAAATGCCGATACGGGATACGGGATCCCAGATGCAGGATACGGGATGCCAGATACGGATGATCGGATCATGATCCTGCATCTTGTATCCTGCATCTGGGATCCTTATCTTGCATCTTCCAAATCACCCAAAATGAAAAAACTGACCTGCTTTCTTGCCCTTATGATCTCCTTTATTTCCTTGTATGCCCAGTATGGAGAGGACCATGTTGTAAAACTTACCGAACCCATTGTAAAAGAAGGCAAAGCCATGTATCGTACGGAGATGGCTTCCTGGTACGGCACAGATATTTTCTTAGAGGCCTATAA from Chitinophagaceae bacterium encodes the following:
- the dnaK gene encoding molecular chaperone DnaK is translated as MGKIIGIDLGTTNSCVSVMEGNEPVVIANEEGRRTTPSVVAFLKNGERKVGDPAKRQAITNSHNTISSVKRFMGRRFDEVTEEISHWSYKVVKGDNNTVRIDIDGRLYTPQEISAMVLQKMKKTAEDYLGAEVTDAVITVPAYFNDSQRQATKEAGEIAGLNVRRIVNEPTAAALAYGLDKGGKDHKIAVFDLGGGTFDISVLELGDGVFEVKSTNGDTHLGGDDFDKVIMDWLADEFKKDEAIDLRKDPMALQRLKEASEKAKVELSSSSETEINLPYVTAVDGVPKHLVKKLTRAKFEALADKLFERCLKPCEQALKDAGMSTSEIDEVILVGGSTRIPKVQEIVEKFFGKKPHKGVNPDEVVAVGAAIQGAVLSGDIKDVLLLDVTPLSLGIETMGGVMTRLIESNTTIPTKKSEVFSTAADNQPGVQIHVLQGERPMASQNKSLGTFNLDGIPPAPRGVPQVEVIFDIDANGILHVTAKDKGTGKEQKIRIEAGSGLSKEEIEKMKNDAKANEASDKAEKERVEKINQADSLIFQTEKQLKEYGEKIPADKKGAIEASLTKLKDAHKAQDLTAIDAAMTEMNAAWTAASEDMYKATQEGAQPGGAQQAGPNGHEQQTSNSESKVEDVPFEEVK